A single Drosophila ananassae strain 14024-0371.13 chromosome 3L, ASM1763931v2, whole genome shotgun sequence DNA region contains:
- the LOC6495440 gene encoding UNC93-like protein: MVYPIDASDGNNEELALEGQGNGSGTRNSNINGHSTGATTDIGPNGDNKVSQRQYEPRERFIITKNVVVIGLAFMIHFTAFHGTSNLQSSVNADKALGTTTLAVIYGSLILSNIFLPMTVISWFGCRLTMALALFAYMPYIAAQFYPRFETLIPAALMVGFGGGPLWCSKCTYLSTVSEALTQVRGNKSRKDVNTVKFFGLFFIFYQMAQVWGNLISSSVLTLSAPATQSPANETALELERSRVAELCGARFCPGVGAEANPNLVPPAPEQIQLLNSIFLACMAAAVVMMIFGVSSLKRYGVKRGDTGDGLSGLKLLTVTINLLRKRRQILMLPITMFIGLEEAFLAVDFTRSFVACGWGISRIGFAMICFGVANAVAAGIAGALVERIGRVTLAGLCAVLNLCLLTYMYHWEAREGDYLRYCTFAAIWGICDGVWLVVVNAFYGILFPNHLIAAYSNFRLWESTGSVIGYVISSQLCTSTKLVILMAVMLVGCIGYGLIEYRVWQKQKNLEAMLSD; this comes from the exons GGGCCACAACTGACATCGGCCCAAATGGGGATAACAAAGTCAGTCAGCGTCAATACGAGCCGCGAGAGAGATTCATTATAACCAAAAACGTGGTTGTGATAGGCCTGGCCTTCATGATACACTTCACGGCCTTCCACGGGACGTCCAACCTGCAGAGTTCGGTGAATGCGGACAAGGCACTGGGCACCACCACCCTGGCCGTCATCTACGGATCGCTGATACTGTCCAATATCTTTCTGCCCATGACGGTGATAAG TTGGTTCGGCTGTCGACTGACCATGGCCTTGGCCCTCTTCGCCTATATGCCGTATATAGCCGCCCAGTTCTATCCCCGGTTCGAGACCCTCATACCGGCCGCCCTGATGGTGGGCTTTGGTGGCGGACCGCTGTGGTGCTCCAAGTGTACCTACCTCTCCACCGTCTCCGAGGCCCTCACCCAGGTCCGGGGCAACAAGTCCCGGAAGGATGTCAACACTGTCAAGTTCTTCGGCCTGTTCTTCATCTTCTACCAGATGGCCCAGGTTTGGGGCAATCTGATCTCCTCCTCGGTCCTCACTCTAAGTGCCCCGGCCACTCAATCACCGGCCAATGAAACTGCCTTGGAACTGGAGCGCAGCAGGGTGGCCGAGCTGTGTGGCGCTCGTTTCTGCCCCGGAGTGGGAGCCGAGGCGAATCCCAATTTGGTGCCTCCCGCCCCCGAGCAGATCCAACTCCTGAACTCTATCTTCCTTGCGTGCATGGCCGCGGCTGTTGTCATGATGATCTTCGGTGTTAGTTCCCTTAAGCG CTATGGCGTCAAACGTGGTGACACTGGCGATGGCCTCTCTGGCTTGAAACTGCTCACAGTGACCATTAACCTTCTCCGGAAGCGTCGCCAAATCTTGATGCTACCAATAACAATGTTCATCGGGCTGGAGGAGGCATTTCTGGCAGTGGACTTCACCCGCTCCTTCGTGGCCTGCGGCTGGGGCATCTCGAGAATAGGCTTCGCCATGATTTGCTTTGGAGTGGCGAACGCAGTGGCGGCCGGAATAGCGGGGGCGCTGGTGGAGCGCATCGGTCGAGTCACCCTGGCCGGACTCTGTGCTGTCCTAAATCTCTGCCTGCTCACCTACATGTACCACTGGGAGGCACGAGAGGGCGACTATCTACGCTACTGCACCTTTGCGGCCATTTGGGGCATCTGCGATGGAGTCTGGCTGGTTGTGGTTAATG CTTTCTATGGTATCCTGTTTCCGAACCACCTGATTGCCGCTTATAGCAACTTCCGGTTGTGGGAAAGCACTGGTTCGGTTATTGGCTATGTCATCAGCTCGCAGCTTTGTACATCCACGAAACTGGTTATCTTGATGGCCGTAATGCTTGTTGGCTGTATAGG ctATGGCCTTATCGAGTACCGCGTTTGGCAGAAGCAAAAGAACCTGGAAGCCATGCTAAGCGACTAA
- the LOC6495204 gene encoding POU domain, class 6, transcription factor 2 isoform X5, giving the protein MELVMQDMINLQKLQNLATLQQHQQQQQHQQQQQHPHQHPHHGHHHHPATAAALASLQGLAASVFNSPLNLSVGGDPPTTAAGPGAEAGGGATGASTTSSPTHNGGGKSGKTAKGGSSGSTSGGSATNSGSGSSSAQQQQQPDNPASSSSPHALSASTLANVLAAATASPPPALQAPPASAQMPQLILASGQLVQGVQGAQLLIPTAQGIAVQTILTIPVSPQIPTTEQFLPNAFGAFASYQQQQQQQQQRDLLPPSLAALQHASALPQLAQTPTNLLKPNLFSTGVQQLLTALHPELFAAAAATHQQQQHQQQHQQQQVQQQHHQREREREREREREREPERERERDREQHLAIGHLPHSHLAADLRRSADRSPPARSPSGGSPGLSAKVAPPPPPGAAFLLQQQLHIKPETQTHLHHHLQQQSSQSVSSSMPQISLRHPDELTAPQMDLKPLELAGSSSPPAPPPRHHFGHGLRGSSAVSPKHSPQSRNPGTASAGMNLSQHHERLERLERQERHERRSHTPTATATRASVSSSSGGGHLSGRLSPPVPAPPNSATSISDRGYTSPLFRTHSPPGHPLSMGGSPRLERDYLGNGPSSGAATSTSNCGAPAIGGSSAAANVLSSINRLNASNGELTITKSLGAPTATATRASSASPREDSPGPGPSTSGGSIMQPLKLSPSSRSEPPHMSPNGNDNDNDLLMDSPNEPTINQATTNVVDGIDLDEIKEFAKAFKLRRLSLGLTQTQVGQALSVTEGPAYSQSAICSSALAAQMYAAQLSTQQQNMFEKLDITPKSAQKIKPVLERWMKEAEESHWNRYKSGQNHLTDYIGVEPSKKRKRRTSFTPQALELLNAHFERNTHPSGTEITGLAHQLGYEREVIRIWFCNKRQALKNTVRMMSKGMV; this is encoded by the exons TGCAAGACATGataaatttgcaaaaattacaaaatttggCAACGCTAcaacagcatcagcagcagcaacagcaccagcagcagcagcaacatccgCATCAGCATCCGCATCATggacatcatcatcatcccgCCACGGCGGCTGCATTGGCAAGTCTTCAGGGCTTAGCCGCCTCCGTGTTCAATTCGCCGTTGAATCTCAGTGTGGGCGGAGATCCACCGACAACCGCAGCAGGACCAGGAGCTGAAGCAGGAGGCGGAGCAACGGGGGCATCCACCACCTCCTCGCCCACCCACAACGGCGGTGGCAAGTCGGGAAAGACGGCGAAGGGCGGCAGCTCGGGGAGCACCTCGGGGGGATCTGCTACCaactccggctccggctcgaGCTCTgcccaacagcaacagcagccggaTAATCCCGCCAGCAGCAGCTCACCGCACGCCCTTAGCGCCAGCACTCTGGCCAATGTCCTGGCGGCGGCAACCGCCTCGCCACCGCCCGCCCTCCAGGCCCCGCCAGCCAGCGCCCAAATGCCCCAGCTGATCCTGGCGTCCGGGCAGCTGGTGCAGGGCGTTCAGGGCGCCCAGCTGCTCATACCCACGGCCCAAG GCATTGCTGTTCAGACCATTCTCACGATTCCCGTGAGCCCGCAGATTCCCACCACTGAGCAGTTTCTGCCCAATGCCTTTGGCGCCTTTGCCAGttaccagcagcaacaacagcagcagcagcaacgtgACTTGCTGCCACCCTCTCTGGCCGCCTTGCAACATGCCAGCGCCCTGCCCCAATTGGCCCAGACCCCCACGAATTTACTCAAACCGAATCTCTTCTCCACGGGCGTGCAGCAGTTGCTCACGGCCCTGCACCCGGAGCTCTTTGCCGCCGCAGCAGCCacgcatcagcagcagcagcaccagcagcagcatcagcagcaacaagtgcagcagcagcatcatcaGCGGGAAAGAGAGCGCGAGcgggagagagagagggaaAGGGAACCGGAACGGGAACGGGAAAGAGATCGGGAACAACACCTGGCCATTGGTCATCTGCCACACTCCCACTTGGCCGCCGATCTGAGACGCTCTGCGGACCGATCTCCCCCAGCCCGTTCACCTTCGGGCGGAAGTCCAGGGCTGTCCGCCAAGGTGGCACCCCCTCCACCACCCGGAGCCGCTTTTCTGCTGCAGCAACAGCTGCACATCAAGCCCGAAACGCAGACCCACCTCCATCATCACCTGCAGCAGCAGTCCTCGCAATCGGTCTCCTCTTCGATGCCGCAGATCAGCCTGCGCCATCCGGACGAGCTAACCGCCCCGCAGATGGACCTTAAGCCGCTGGAGCTCGCAGGCAGCAGTTCGCCACCAGCTCCACCGCCACGACACCACTTCGGGCACGGTCTGCGGGGCTCTTCGGCAGTGTCGCCTAAGCACAGTCCGCAGAGCAGGAACCCGGGCACCGCCTCCGCCGGAATGAATCTCAGTCAGCATCACGAACGGCTGGAGCGATTGGAGCGCCAGGAGCGACACGAGAGGCGTTCCCACACGCCCACGGCGACGGCCACAAGGGCCAGCGTGTCGTCTAGCTCGGGCGGAGGTCATCTGTCTGGACGACTCTCCCCGCCGGTGCCAGCTCCGCCCAACTCAGCCACCAGTATCAGCGACAGAGGCTACACATCCCCCCTATTCCGTACGCATTCGCCTCCGGGCCACCCCCTCTCAATGGGCGGATCACCGCGTTTGGAACGGGACTACCTGGGCAATGGACCAAGCTCCGGAGCAGCCACCTCGACTAGCAATTGTGGAGCGCCGGCGATAGGAGGCTCCAGTGCAGCGGCCAACGTACTTAGCAGCATCAACAG ACTCAATGCCTCGAATGGCGAACTGACCATCACCAAGTCCCTGGGAGCACCAACGGCCACGGCCACGAGGGCCTCGTCCGCATCTCCGCGAGAAGATTCTCCGGGCCCGGGGCCATCCACCTCGGGCGGATCCATCATGCAGCCCCTCAAGCTGAGCCCCTCGTCGCGGAGCGAGCCGCCGCACATGTCGCCCAATGGGAACGACAATGACAACGACCTGCTCATGGACTCGCCGA ATGAACCCACCATCAACCAGGCAACCACCAACGTGGTGGACGGCATCGATCTGGACGAGATCAAGGAGTTTGCCAAGGCCTTCAAGCTACGGCGACTTTCGCTGGGTCTCACCCAAACCCAGGTGGGGCAGGCCCTGTCGGTGACCGAAGGACCCGCCTACAGCCAGAGTGCTATTTGCAG CAGTGCACTCGCTGCGCAGATGTACGCCGCTCAACTATCGACGCAGCAGCAAAACAT GTTCGAGAAACTGGACATCACACCAAAGAGCGCACAGAAGATCAAGCCTGTGCTGGAGCGCTGGATGAAGGAGGCCGAAGAGAG CCACTGGAACCGCTACAAGTCAGGCCAGAACCACCTAACCGACTACATTGGTGTCGAGCCATCGAAGAAGCGCAAGCGAAGGACATCTTTTACGCCCCAAGCTCTGGAACTGCTGAATGCGCACTTCGAACGGAATACGCATCCATCGG GCACCGAAATCACCGGACTGGCCCACCAACTGGGCTACGAACGGGAGGTGATCCGGATCTGGTTCTGCAACAAGCGGCAGGCCCTCAAGAACACGGTTCGCATGATGTCCAAGGGCATGGTCTAG